ataagtatGGCAACTTTGATGTTGAAGGTATTTTTAGTATGTTGGTGCTAAACTagctttttagttattttaacTACTTTATTGTCGTGAATGCTCTAATATCCTtgtatataatgtattatagCCCTAAAgcctccactttttttttttttctttccctgcTCTATTTCTTGACTTTGTCACAATTTTAAAGTGTAGGTTTTTGCTGTAAACCTAAATGTTTTCtgtttaaaaactaagaaaaattgagaaagaaatatttaattctctaaatattttttaaaagcaatcAAGACGGTGAGACTATATGACTTTGCAGGTATATTGCTCACTTTGAACAGCTTtagattaatttattttctcaatttattttgatCAATAAATTAGATGTctaaaatttatgtatttagataATGTTTTACCTTGATTGTTAGTAACTATGGattttatttgtgtttctatattttaatgatataaaatatatacttgtaattaattaaactatgtatgaaaaaataaattataatttacgtttatattatattttgaatgACAATTATAACTGTTTagaaatatttgtttatttgttattaataccggttaatattttgattaaaaaagggttaatatatatatatatatatatttttaatgttcTTTTACTACTTCCCTCTACACTAAAATCCTCGCTCTGCCACTATTTTTCCTATGGTAAACTATCTCCTTGTCACTACCTACCAATACATAAATTTCCtgtatctttttttcttctctctctgatctTTAATCTTACCTACTATTTCACTCTCTCTAGAAATGCAACCTCTTGCTCTCTGTCTCCCTCTAGAATCTTTCAATATAATTATAGATACAATTGTATAGGGTGGCTCTAATTTATGCCTAAACTTTTGCCACAAGTTTGacatcttaaaaaataaaaaaataaataaaaactccaGTTTTTAGTCTTTTTGATCCTATTTGGGTGGGTATCTCACATTGTATATCATTTTGCAATTTAGTATATAGTGATTGAAGAGGCAATTTATGTGTAATTTTAGTCATATGATTTTGTTTATGATTCTATTTACTTGTTTAAATAGAACACATAGATAATCTTATATATCACCCCCACAcacactcatatatatatatatatatatatatattcctcttTTATACGCGATATAGAAATTATACCAaccacacatttaaaaaaataatgtataggtatttaataattaaaaataatgtatACGCATTATGGATCATTTTAAGGGGAAAACAATGGTGCAATAAAAGGTATGTGCTCCCAAGCCTTGCAATCAAACGGTTTggtatatgaaaaaaatagcGATACATGCATCAAAATTGTTTGACTGATCTAATAGGTGACAATTATATAAACGAACCTGTCTCAcatggaaaatattatattGCCATTTTGCCTTTTGGTATGTATATAAGGGAAAACTAATGGTGCAATCTTGGTTTAAGCAGTATGCATTGCCAATGATTGCAATCGTATTATAGGTGTACGTAAGTAGTCCTAGAGCAGTGTCTTGGTTTTCTGGACTGCTTAAAAATTTGAGCAGccaaattaatttaatgattttctcaacaaaaaacaaatctttatGATCTAAATTCTAGTACATTTTAAGatgcaaaatttgaaatttcagggGGGCTAATACGCAAATTGTCATCTAATTTAGAGGTATTTTCACCTACTCTAGGAGAAAAGCCCCCCCTAGCTCCGCCTCTGCCTAGGTGGCtattatttctttccaattAAATTCTCTCTTTTCGATAGTTTAACAGTTAGGAATGAGAGGATTTGAACTCTTTATGTCTCAGTTGAAAACATCAAGAGATtccaacctctctctctctctctagaatgTTTCACTCTCTAGAAAATGCATGCACTCttcttttcctatatatatcCTAGCAAAACTTGCTAGAGCTTGTCCATCACCTTTTCACGTCTTGCTCATTGCTGTAATTGTGGAAGTTGGTATGGATTTCTTTCCCAACTTGCTTCACCTTGTAATCCTTTGTATTTCGGTCTCTCTCATATGccttatatataaacaaaaatccAATCATGCCAAGTTGCCACCCGGTAAAATGGGATGGCCTGTCATTGGAGAAACATTGGAATTTGCCATGGCAAGAAGAAGAGGAACCCAAGAGATCTTCTTTAACGACAGAATGAGAAAATATTCACAGGATCTCTTCAAAACCTCACTGTTTGGTGAGAACATGGTTGTGTTTTGTGGTGCTTCAGCAAACAAGTCTCTGTTCCACAAcgataaaaaaaatctctccaCTTGGTGGCCACGCTCCATGCTAAAAATACTATCTTCTCCTGAACTTGTTGAAGATGTAGCCGAaaaagattttgttcaaatgaGGAGGGCCGTGGTTGAATTTCTCAAGCCCGAAGCTCTTCAACATTTCGTACCCATCATGGACTCCATGGCAAAGGAGCACTTGGAGACAGAGTGGTCTCCTTACAGAGAAGTCAAAGTTTTTCCACTCTCCATGAAATATGCCTTTGCGTTGGCCTGTAGGTTTTTTTTAAGCGTCACAAATCACAACCATGTGAAAAAATTTTCTGATCACTTTGCCATTATCATACAAGGTTTACTGTCTGTGCCTATAAATATACCAGGCACAACTTTCAACCGTGCCATAAGAGCAGGCAAAGTTGTTCGCCAGGAGATTTTAGAAGTCATCAAACAGAGGAAGAAGGAGCTATCCGAGAATGATGGGGCGGTTGCTCGTGACTTTTTGACTCACTCGCTCCTTGAATTAGATGAGAATGGAAAAGCTATTAATGAGATGATGATTGCTAGTAGAATTATGTCCTTACTTATTGCTGGCCATGATACCACAAATTCAGCTATCACATTTATGTTGAAGTATCTAGCAGAGTTTCCTCATGTTTACAGTGAGGTCTTCAAAGGTACTTATCAACACTTGAACCCTGGCTTCTTTcaattaaattacaattaaGCTATACTTCTTTCCTAGTATAAAATAATCCTTATCAATAGTGTCTCTACCATTTAACAATTTTCGATAGTATAATGTTGTATTGCGGTTGGGGATCAACAAGAATTTCAATTTAGAATTCgttttcatattttctatatgtatatattcaACTAAACTTGGTGTATATCTTTGTTAATATAGCACTGCTTAATAACTTCCTGTTggattaaaatttgaaaatttccacctttaaattaaatatttttgtacttcttaacatgcatgtcaaattaCATATTAATCGAATGTTATGTACTATTTGATTAATAacttatgttatttattattcaatccaCAACCCATGTTTTGTAGAAAACttgagaatataaaaactttaaatttaaacatttcaaaaataagACAATTATTGATCTATGATGATCTTGATATTTTGGACAAATATAAGgtataaggaaaaaatatatataatttaatggtttatttatcaaaatacatatctaatataaaattattaaatggtCTAGCATTATCAATACATCTACATACACACTACAGATGCATAATCATACTGTGGCTCCCTAAGAAGAAATAGAAACTTTGTTTGGTATGCTTTATGCCTTCAGACAAGTGACATAGGTTATAAATGAAATTTCGAATGATTAATCTAACGAAAAAGTGGGCCTTATTTGTAAACAGAGCAAATGGAAATTGCAAAATCCAAAGGCCCGAATGATCTGTTGAACTGGGACGACATTAAAAAGATGAAGTACTCTTGGAATGTGGTACTTGAGTCTATGAGGCTAACACCACCTACTCAAGGAACATTTAGAGAGGTTGTAAATGACTTCACttacacaaattttactattccTAAAGGGTGGAAGGTATGTGACACTTACCAAGTTATCGGTACATGAGCTAAATTATACATCAATTCTCTATGTTATAATGGTGATTCTTAGTGTTAATCCATATATTTGCAGACATTTTGGACTCCATATTCGACACATAAAAATCCCAAATACTTTCAAGATCCTGAGAAATTTAATCCTTCAAGATTTGAAGGGAATGGACCTGAACCTTACACTTTTGTACCATTTGGAGGAGGACCTCGAATGTGTCCTGGGAGGGAGTATGCTCGATTAGAAATACTAGTGTTTATGCATAATGTGGTGACAAGATTCAAGTGGGAGAAAGCAATTCTAGATGAAAAGTTGTGTTTCTATGTATCACCCATTCCAGTTAATGGTCTTCCAATTTACCTTAAGCCTCATAGTCATAAATAATAGATTGAGTCAAACATTAATTGAatgacacaaattttatataagaaaatgtTAAATCTATCTAGCAATAAATGTAAATTGTGTCatttcaataacataataaatgaatgtttgaattgCCTTTTTATGATTTGTGACATATCAATATATAAGTCTCATGTAATAAAATTGTAATATCCCAATATCA
This genomic stretch from Quercus lobata isolate SW786 chromosome 3, ValleyOak3.0 Primary Assembly, whole genome shotgun sequence harbors:
- the LOC115978829 gene encoding beta-amyrin 28-monooxygenase-like, whose amino-acid sequence is MDFFPNLLHLVILCISVSLICLIYKQKSNHAKLPPGKMGWPVIGETLEFAMARRRGTQEIFFNDRMRKYSQDLFKTSLFGENMVVFCGASANKSLFHNDKKNLSTWWPRSMLKILSSPELVEDVAEKDFVQMRRAVVEFLKPEALQHFVPIMDSMAKEHLETEWSPYREVKVFPLSMKYAFALACRFFLSVTNHNHVKKFSDHFAIIIQGLLSVPINIPGTTFNRAIRAGKVVRQEILEVIKQRKKELSENDGAVARDFLTHSLLELDENGKAINEMMIASRIMSLLIAGHDTTNSAITFMLKYLAEFPHVYSEVFKEQMEIAKSKGPNDLLNWDDIKKMKYSWNVVLESMRLTPPTQGTFREVVNDFTYTNFTIPKGWKTFWTPYSTHKNPKYFQDPEKFNPSRFEGNGPEPYTFVPFGGGPRMCPGREYARLEILVFMHNVVTRFKWEKAILDEKLCFYVSPIPVNGLPIYLKPHSHK